In Poecile atricapillus isolate bPoeAtr1 chromosome 1, bPoeAtr1.hap1, whole genome shotgun sequence, the sequence ACAATATAAAGGACCTCCCAAGTTTTAAAGGCTGCCACACCTTGGAAGAAATGTAAGTAGAAATAagtgttgtttatttttataaatccCTTAGTATTCTGAGTCCACATCTCTAGAGACTTTTTTGCTTCATGTTTGAtcttaatttttgaaaattaaggATAGAGAGAGATAATATGGTGATCTCATATGAGACTGCTTGTGTCTTCCTTAATTAGCTAATACTTAATTATTCCTGTGGcgcaaaagaaatgaaagacaCAGCTTAATCCTGCATTTCATAGTAGTATTGCTATGCACATAAATGGAATGGTTAGAATATGCTTAAAGACTCCACACAGAATGGAGTGTTGTTTGAAATTTCAGTATGACTCTTCAGTGTTCACAAAGTGTTATTTTTAGCTTGAAATTAATTCAGTCTACACTTAATAGTCTCTTCTAAATTAAACTGAGTTGTGAATTGGGATTGGGCAGAGGTGCCATGAAAATGCTTTGTATTAACGTAGCTGATGCAAAATACTTGACAGTCTGTCTACAAGTGGAAATGAGTAAAATCTTGTGATTGATAAGGCTGAAGCCATCCATTAGCAGACACCAAGCTATCCCTTCATTTGAAATCAGCTAACAAAgttctgtttctgcttcttctctttGCAGTTCCTTACAGCATAATCAAATCCATGAAATTGCAGAGGACACCTTTCAAGGACTATCCTCCCTTCGTGTGCTGTAAGTGCATATATAGCTGCATACTGAGTAAAACAAGATCATGTCTTTGATTCCCATGTAAACTGATGGCAGGGTTTGGTGTTAAAAATTTGATGGCAAAAGGCCAGCAGCCAGTTTCAGCCCTGTTCCTTCTATTCTCCATCTTATTTTTCTAgcctataaaaatatttttataaatatgaagtctaaaaatgagattttgtcAGTGGTCCAGTATTTGGCATTGTAACTATATTATTTCATTATATAATATTTGTTGGAGAGATCCTATCTATTTTCCTCAGGAGAAGCAGataagcaaacaaaattatctTCTCCCCTTGCAACTCAAGCTATATTAAGTTAGCAGGAATAACAATCCATAAATAGACAGGTATTTTAAGAAGAATGTTATGTGAAGTCATGGTGgtccagcagagctggagctggatttGAAAGCAGAGCAGATTTTGCTCTTCTGCTTGTTCTTCTGTTGCCTTCCCCCATCTCTGCCAACATATCCTGCTACAGATGCAATTGTTACCAAAGTGGTCATCCTGGCACCTTCAAGCTGGGAATAGGTGATGCCAGAGCCAGCCTCTGCCTTGGGTGCACAGGTTGTGCTGGCTGTGtcagaaagaaagggaaagggagcaggaatgggagaTGGATTCTACTAAAGTGATGAAGCAGGATACAGCTGCCCTACCAAGGAATATGGCTGCTGTTACAGCTGGCTGAATGGGAAGACAAGGGatatattctgcttttctggTAAAAGATGGATATATTTGTCACCTAAGATTTTTTCCCTCAGTACATTGGCTGTTACATTTGGTGAAACTGCCAAAATAATCTCCTATGGAATTCATTGCAGGGACCTCAGTAGAAATCGGATCCATCAGATCCACAAGGGAGCTTTCATCACTGTTGGAGCTCTACTTAACCTGTAAGTAGGCTGTTCTTTGCAGTCACCTCCTCTCTCTATCCtcaaacagctgaaataataaatatttttagcttAAAAGTGATGTGTTCATCATTTGTTTAATACCTGTGAATCAGGAAGGCTCTTGCTAGCTGAATATATGCAGGGCACACTTCTTTAGAGTGCCTACTGCAGTGACAGGCATCTCCAGACCACAACCTCATATGATAAAGTCCTTCCCTACTTTAATGAAATGTTCACCAGAGGATCTTCAAACTTTGTAACATGGTCTTTATATTCACATTTCAGAGACCTAAGTTTCAATGAGCTCAGTTCTGTTCCAGTTGAAGGATTGAGTGGACTGAACCAGCTTAAACTCACAGGCAATTCTGAATTGAAAGAAGCTttggcagcaaagaactttgCAAAACTCCGGTATGTTGGTAAATAACAGCACAGAGTACTTGCAGTACCAAGCAATGTGTTACTAAATGTTCATAAATGAGTATGTTAGTACTCATTTACAAATGATCAGGCCCTTTGCTGAGTCTTGTAGTATCTCAGTGTTGGTCTATATAAAGGGCATCTGACTGCTCTGGTATAGAAGCCAGTTGCAGATaattttcttgggattttttttggttttcctccACAGCTTTTCAGGCAACATATCATCTGACTTGAGAGTAGTGCTTTGGGTAGATTTCCATTTGTTACTGAACTGAGCACATCTGTCTTTCACAGCGTGGAAAACAGGAGCTGACACACTGGTGTCTGATTACATAATCACCatgctttatatatatattttcttggAGGCAAattataagaataaaaataatcattGACATGGAAACCTGTAATTGATTTTTGTGGGAGATGGATCAGACAGTGATGAACTGTTTTCCATTTTACAAAGATCTTTCTGCACATTTAGAAGAAGCAGTCTGCTGTTCCtcctaaatattttcaagaagaGAATTCAGGATAGCTGATACTGTAGTcctgagtgaaaaaaaatagattctGGTCTATTCCCTCGTTGTTTATGTGGGTTTTTTAGAACTCTGTGAAAATGTACTTCTCTGCCAGAATAGCAGTATAGTATGTACCATTTCTGCCATGTATAGTATAAAAGTATGTATCATTTCTGCCAaacatagaaaaaataaaaagcttattTCGGTATCACAGAATGAAGTTAGAAGGATATATGTAACACAAGGTTGTGGTCATCTGGGAATTATCTTTCTTAGAAAACAGTTACTCTATAATTAGCTCATCCaattagttttcattttaatttctacaGCAATGCTGCAAACTAACCCTGATCAGAATTTGGTTCATATATATGGAGTAGAAAGAATAGTAGAGAGCTAAATATCAAAATATCATCTTTGTACTTCTCACTTGTATACATCACCTGTCCTTTATCTCAGTGCAGGAGTTCATTAGAAATGGTTATACCTGATCCAATTTGAAATAGTTTTTATCAGCCACTGTGAGGAAAAAGATTTGAGTTTAGCACTGAAGTGtgctgctgaaatatttttaataggtGGTAATTCTAACTTTCATTACAAAGTTTAATGGTCTTCCTTGTTCTGCCTGTATTTCAGGTCACTCTCTGTACCATATGCTTACCAGTGCTGTGCATTTTGGGGTTGTGATTCTTATCTAAGCTCTAATGCTGAAGATTCTAGTCACCAAGATCAAGGTGCCCTGATGGATCATGAGAAGGGTAAATGTTTCATCGTACTTAACCAGCAGTATTGTTTTGTACCAGACTAGAATAGTAGTAGTGTATGTTGCCTTTGATTGAgggaatatgaaaaatataagtCTTTGTAGGGATAGAAAAGCAGTTTCTGAAAGTGCTTAGCAATTGCTTACAAATCAGCAGTGCCATGTTCCTTCTAAACAGTTGAAAGATATGTTGGACACTGAAAGACTTGCctgtctgaaaaaataaaaaagtaatttaaaaaatccaaactgcaagTATTGCTTCTGCCATAGTTTTATTCTCAGTGTTTCAGCCTTTCTATTCAGACAGGACTTGTCCTTCCACTGTCTACGTTAGGCTCCCTAGATCTTTCCCCAGTGATCAAAAATGTTGCTTTGTTTCAAATCCATGTGAGCAGCAATTTCAGTACTGAGCACTACCTTATGTAGCAAACCAGAACAACTTCACTTGTCAAAAGGCTCAGGTGTCAGTGAGCTACTTCCATCCTAGGCAGCTTCACTGCcatttcacttctttttcttcctacaACTAACACGTTTTTCACTTCTACAGCTAATGCAGATATtccaagaaatggaaaaaacgAGGAATTGGGACAGACTATTATTCACTGTACACCAGCAACAGGTAAATCTTCAAATATGCTTTAGCCACACTGAACTTCAGGCATGGTGTTATGCAAAGAGTTGAATGCAGAATTACATCTTTCATTCCTGGTAGTCATTCTGTACACAGAAGATTAAATTCTCCGATGCTTTTGTTAAAACTTGATTTGATGTCAGTGTTGTTTTGGATGAGCAATCACAAAGATTTGACTCAGCTTTAGACACATAGCCCTTTATTGGAGAACTGTGCTaggaaaaataccaaaatttaTTTCCATAAGCAGAATAATCAAGACTGTAATGCTCATAATTGGAGTCTACTGTGTTTAATGCACTGCCTCCTAATTCTACCTTATTTTTGCCAAGGAGATATCTGTGGAGCAGACTGTATCATCTGTTCCAGTGAGAGTTCAGCCTGTGCTTTAAAAGCTTAACTcaaaaactaactaaaaattTAACACAAACTGCTATCATTGGTGGTTTTAATGAAGCTTAATGTCTTTCCAGGAGAGAGGACAAGGAGCAGTGGTGTGATCtgttccccagccctgctgtagCCTCAATAACTGTGAGCAGAGGGCTGTTACAGGTAGCTGGAGTAGGCAGTAGCATCTTTAACTGCTAAACACACTTGTGCAGTGAACAGTCTTATTGGCATACCAGATTTGCTCCAATTCAGGCATGAATAGTCCAGGAGTGTTGAATGTCTTTGATCTtgcaatatttttcattctagGCAGCTTTGTTTCTGCCCTTCTGTTTCTCTTACTCAAACTGCAAATTTCTGTACCCCATTCCACCCAGCTCATAAAGGAATTGCTGTGGTGTCTCTTACTTTCTTGCCTTGGCCACAGCCTCTCCAGAGGATTCCTTCCATACATCTTGTACCCTTTTGTCTGCATAAACAGGAGCGTGCAGAAGGGGGAACAGTATGCTTCCAATGAAGTTACTTCTGGATGAGCCGGAATTTTCCAAgtcttatttctttctcttcttctaactACTATTTTATGTTATGAAAATATGTCTATCTTTTGAGCTAGCTTTGGCTGTAATATCCAGAATATCACAAGGATTTCTTAATCACAGCCAAAAAAACCTGTAGTCAGAAAGTCAAATATATTATTAATGTAATTGTATATAATCTGAAAGTTAATTTGCTAAAGGTGCTTACTTGATTTTGATCTCCTGTTTACAGAATGAGAAGTGAGATGGTGTGTTACATGGGTTAAAGTCTTTAGCTCTTTCTTTTTGTCCACGCCAGAAATGCTGTAATAGGTCTAAAAGAAAGAGCTTGTTCTACAAGTTCACAATTTGCCTTGTTTTTCACTAGTCCCTCTCATACTAACAAGTTTCTATGCCATGCTGCCATCTGGTCATAAGATACTCCACCCACCATGTAAATTCTGAATCATTGCTCAGCCTGTAGATCCACTTTTCACTTTGCCTAAAGAATGGATTGTTGAACAGTGGTGCTCAAGTAGCTCAAGTTCACTGAAACACCCTTCTGAGCACGAATTTTTGCCCCCTCCCAGCATGGGCTGGGAATATCAGTGAGAGAGGAGGGTAACTTTTAACTCCAAGGATAGCTAGACTTTGGGAGAAAGACAGGAAAGGGTGGTGGCTTTTATTTGTCTAAAGCACAGCAACTAGAAAAGTGGCTTCAAATCAATTTTTGGAAGCACAGAgttgacattttaaaatttcataagtaggaagttgtttttatttttaagtagaTCATCTTAGCAGGTATTACTGTGTAACATGAATGTATTGTAAAGTTAATTATTCTGTCATTGATGATTTACTTGGGAATACCTGCTAAAAAGGGGTTTTACTCCTGATTTCCTGATAATCCAATAGGCTCCCTTATTCTGTGGCCAGAAACGAAGCTTGATCatttaaataaacaattttttttttttttttttttttttttgcttggcaGTTCATTAATTTCTGGAAGTTGCTTTAGGCCTTGGGGGATTTTTGCCCTGACATTTAATCATTCTTGGCAGTTCTGTTCCTGCCTGCATTACCTTTCCCCTGCCTAAAGGAAGGGCATgtgctgctcagagccagggTCACAGGCTGAATCCAGCTCAGAAGCTCCAGCCTTTATAGTTGGGAATTTTTCTTCATGTCCCTGAGTGGTCCTCAACTGCAGAGAGGGATCCTGAGCTATTGTGCTTAGGACACATTAGTGCCTATTGGGGATATAGGTGAGGTTAAATTCTTCTGATTGTTACTTAAAATCAGTAGGATTTCCCTATGGAATAAATAGTAGTTGGGGGGATTAGAAGGGTAAGCAATAGTAGTGacctttttttcttgtcttgtcttctattattttgtttgttgGACTGTTTTATTATATAAGCTGTTTTAAGTGgcaaaagaagaagaaaaaatagatttCTCATATGACTTTTCAAGCTCACAGTGCCTTTTAGTGGCGAGGCTGGGGGACTGGGCTTGTGGTAAATGCCTGTCCCTATTAAAGCTGATTAAACTGAATTTGTCTGCTGTTCTACAGATACTTCCTTGTGACCAAAAATTAGTCCACAAGGCATAAGGTTTGTGAATAATTTTTTGAGAGAACATGTTCTTTCTAAAAATTCTCTTCCCTTACAAGGGGATTGTGAACATtcacttttgtattttttgccAAACCTTTTTATGAAGTATGAAATCTAcataaaataaagtatttcGGTGGCACTACTAAAAGCTATTTTGAATAGCTAAAAGGTAATTAAGTTTGTTTAGCTAGCTTGTTTATACAAAATGTTCTCAAGTGACCACTCACTGCAGTAGTTATTTCAGACATAATTAATTAGTGAATAACTTCAGCAGAATAGTTTACTTTCAGCTGACCTATTTAGAAGTTCAGGTGTGTATTCTATTCATGAATTAATGAGGAGTATGCTTTTAAGACCTTTTCAAAATCTTACTTATtaaggcagattttttttcctaaatttgttgtccttctgtttgttttttgttttcttctaggTGCTTTTAAGCCTTGTGAATATTTATTGGGCAGCTGGATGATTCGCCTTACtgtctggtttatttttttggttgctttgtTCTTCAACCTGCTTGTCATGTTAACAATATTTGCATCCTGTACTACATTGCCATCTTCCAAACTGTTTATAAGCCTGATTTCTGTCTCTAACTTATTTATGGGAGTCTATACCGGTATTTTAACATTCTTGGATGCTGTATCTTGGGGAAGATTTGCTGAATTTGGCATATGGTGGGAGACTGGCAGTGGTTGCAGAATTGCTGGGTTTCTTGCAGTTTTTTCATCAGAAAgtgccatttttttcctgatgttggCTGCTGTTGAACGGAGCTTCTCTGCAAAGGAGTTcattaaaaaggggaaaagcaaTCGCCAAAAACAATTTCAAATTGCAGcattttttgctttcctgtgtGCTCTGGTAGCGGGATGCTTACCACTTTTTTATAAAGCAGAGTACTCAGCATCACCCCTTTGCTTGCCCTTCCCTACTGGAGAAACACCTTTGTTAGGTTTCACAGTAACTTTAGTGCTACTGAATTCATTAGCATTTTTGCTAATGGCCATTATCTACACTAAACTCTATTGCAACTTGGAAAAAGAGGATCTCTCCGAAAACTCACAGTCCAGCACGATTAAGCATGTTGCTTGGCTAATCTTCACGAACTGCATCTTTTTCTGTCCTGTTGCGTTTTTCTCATTTGCACCGTTGATCACTGCAATTTCTATCAGCCCTGAAATCATGAAGTCTGTTACTTTGATATTTTTCCCATTGCCTGCTTGCCTGAATCCAGTCCTGTACGTATTCTTCAACCCAAAGTTCAAGGAAGACTGGAAGTTGCTCAGGCGCCAGCTGACCAGGAAGAACGGAGCAGTAGCAATTGCTGTCAGTGCTCAAGGGGGCTGTGTGACGCAGGATTTTTACTACGACTGCGGCATTTACACCCACCTGCAGGGTAGCGTTGCTCTGTGTGAATGTTGTGAATCACTCCTTTTATCCAAGCCCATGCCCTGTAAACATTTAATAAAATCCCACAGCTGTCCTGCACTGGCAGTGGTGCCTTGCCAAAGACCAGATGGCTACTGGTCAGACTGTGGCACGCAGTCAGCCCACTCTGACTACGCGGACGAGGACGACTCCTTTGTGTCAGACAGCTCGGACCAAGTGCAGGCCTGCGGCCGTGCCTGTTTCTACCAAAGCAGAGGGTTCCCTTTGGTTCGTTATGCCTACAACATACCAAGAATTAAAGACTGAAAAGGGCTTTCTGCCATCAGCTGTTCCAATAAAGAGGTATCATGTTTCACAGACTGTTGCCTGTTTTGACTTTTCAAGCAGGAAGCACTTTTGTAATCGTTATTTAGTGTCATTTGTAAAGAAGGGAAGTGGGCAGTAATTTCTTGAgccatacattttaaaaaaaaattaaataaatcaattGCCCTGACTGTAAATAATTGGTAAACCAAAATTGTTACCCAATATTTTTAGTCTTTTCACACAATAGTGGTTTCTTTAATACAGTTTTTACATGCTAATGGTGTGTTACCACATCATATTGCAGTTGTACTTTGCTTCATCTGGTGGTGAGGTAAgttctattgatttttttttttcccctgcaaaaGCACAATATAAAGGACAGCTGTTTAatattacagaaattatttttaaatgtgactTTTCTATAATTAAGCAAAAAAATCTATTGCTAGCTTTGTATAGTATATTCAGCATTGAATCTCAGGATGCATTTTATTGCAGGGCCAAAAAAGGGATTTATTCTCCCATACGTAACTGTGACAGCAATATCAGAATAATGtgtttgtttcatattttaGCTAATGTTCAATTAAACAAAACTGTTTGTTGCAGTAAAGTACTTGTAATCTGCAATATTCTGTAGATTTATTGGAATAATTTTTAACAGCTGTCAGGAATAATAGGGttaaacacatttttccagTGATGACGCATTACTTCAGGTGAACCACAGCAAGTTTCTTCAGTATTATGCAGTCAAGTCATACCCTTGGAAGGAATGTTGGTGTTATTGGGGTGTTAGCAGAGCTGTCACTGTACACAGCTCACGTCTTAGCAATAAGTCTGGCTAATACTCTGCAGCCTGTTAAATGTTACAGCACTCCAGTAATACCTATGGATAGACTGAGATTTTATGAAATGGAGGGAAAATGCAACACAATTgggcagtaaaaaaaaaaaagtatttttccaatTACTTTACTGACAGTGAAGTACACTGTGCAAAGTCACTGATTTTCATGTTAATCAGTGCAATCTGTTTAAAGCATTAAAGTTCAGAGACCCAAATGATTTAAGTACAACCAGTGatcaattttttaatatttagtttgAAATATGATCAATACAAAGTTATTAATGCATGATTAAGTAATTATGTAAGGTTTTTGGACAATACACTAGATAAGAGCAAATCCACTGCCATCCCAGTTACTCTGGAGAAATTCTTGTTAAGATCTAAAGCTAGATTGCTGTTTTGAGAATTAAACTGTACATACTGTTCATACAATGAATTTTTATCTTTGTATTGTAAGTTATTTGATAGAACCCATGATGGGAAATGTGGCTTCAGTTCATTTTGTTAATTAAAGCTACCTCCTAAACAATAGTGGCTGCCAGTAGCAGAATGTTTAAAATGTGGTTTATGTACTTTTTTCATTGTAAATAGATGTGGTTGTATATTGTCACTATAATAAAAACAGGATCGTTGTGTATCAAAATCATGTAGTTTGTACAAAGTATGGGAGGAATATTTACTGTATGCTGTTAATTTTGTAAGCCAGAATATTCAAGtgtaaaaagggaagaaaaccatCCAAGAGTTGGTAATTCTTATATTTACACTTATGAATATTACATCTGCAATTAGCATGAAATGTTACACTGAAAGCAAATAAAGGGTACATGAATACCTATGGTTATTTATCTCTGTTTTTCAAAAGTTCAAGCTGAGAACTGTGCACATGTAGAATTATTGAGCATAAATTATGTCCCATCTGCTCCTTGGCTACATGTAGTGAAAGTTTCAGGAAAGAATTgccagaaaaacaagaaagttGCCAGTTTACAAATGGATTTATGATTTCAGAATAATGATGACTCTTAGCATGCAAAAGGCTAAAAACCTTAAGGGAAGTGTTAGCCCTCATCTGAAGCCATCTCTTGATTAAAGGTGCTATGTATTGTGTTTGAGTGGAAATGTTTTAGTATGTTTTGAATGATCATACAGATTATAATTTTCATATTGATACTTTTTTATGTTGaaaattttgggagatttttaaGCCATCATTGTATGAGAGTCACAGCTTGTCCCACATTCCCTCTGTTGGCCAACCTGTTAAGGGTAATAAGAATGCTTTTCAAAAAGGACTGTAAATGTCAGCTGCCATTTGTAATCAGTAGGGAAGGAAATCCATCCATGAATCTTCCAGAAAGGCTGTaatattttcagtgttcttGCATACggatttatttcttctgttttacaAGTGAGTCTTTGTGCCGTGCTGTTTAAAAAGGTCAGATGTGATCCATTTGAAGTTCTAGGATTTCACTGTATCTCAGTATGGTTTTGGAGTTCAGTTATACTAGCAATTAACTCTTTAATGCAGTCAGCTCAGTGTCTTCTAGCACACACTGGTTCTGTCTGCTGCTGGTAGAGGGGAAGGAATATGAGCAGCAGCTACTGAAATCAGCCTGTTATGAAGCAATGCTGTAAAACCTGCCTCTCTCAACATGACCAGGTGTGTGGCACCCATGGACGATCACATAAGGAGAATCCAGACAAATCCATCAGGTACTTAAAGCCAACTTTTGCTGCATCTTCACTGGTCAAGCTGATCTCAGGCCAGGGCACAGTGGCATGTTCAGATATTTTTATCCACTGAGAATTTGCTGCCACTCCAAAAGCAATGTCAAATATATGGGGACAGTTTGTGTTAGCAAcatgtgggatttttgttaCCTAAGTACCAGTGGCTTTCTGAGCTGACACCTCAGCAGTCTCTTCAGCTAGGTAAAGCTTCCTGATTTCAGTTTTGAGACTGAAACAAGTGAAACCACAAGTTACACCCTTCTGGGGTagccacagaaaataaatactttaagGATttattgaagggaaaaaaaggctttgcTGTTGACTTCAAATGAAAAACATATGGCAAGGAGagcattttgttgttgtttttcttccttctgctgttgTGAGGAAGCACCTTTTTCCAGGGAGATGGTCACAAATAAAATTGCCAGAAGTATTCCCTCTCTTCCTTCCATTAACAGTGATTTCTCACAGATGGATATTAGCCTGCTCTGTGGCATTATGCTGGTGAGAGCTCTTCATTTTAAATTGAGCTTTTTCATTCTCTTATAAAAATGATGCATCTGCTTTGCAACTTTTTGATCTAGATGCCTTTTgcctgttttcatttctttccaatagaattttctgtttattcaTGAATTTACTCAGAAATTTCAGACTTACACAAAGATACTTCAGTAattcttttcattttgattACTATTTTTAAGCCTTACAGTTCAATTTACAgggtaatatttttaattaaaagcacaATGAAGGGTTTGTTTTATATGTACtctcaatattttttaattacatcaATGCTTTTTATCTTTTAGTGTTGGCGTAAGTTTATTTTCTTAGCAGGAAGTTTTTTTCAATATTACCTTTCACATATGGTACTGTAGAGTCTGATTTAACACTAGACTCCAGTTGAAAATGATtcaataaaaaaggaaattaactcTGAAATGGGATATAATGTGTCACAGattgctgttttctgtatctTTGTATACTGTAAGAACTATTTCATATGTTGCACTTATGGTACTACTCCAATATAAAGTAACATTGTTTAGGTTTTAAGTAAGAAATACTGGTTTGTGGTCACTGTGGTATTTGCTATAGGGAACTAATTTTGATTTGAGGGTAACGAAATATGAAGTGTCTCACTGGTTTCCAGTAACAAAAGCATAGCCTGTGCTCTGAAAATTCCAGCCCAAAAATGAGCAAGTAGATCTATTACTATCTAAtgcttaaaaagagaaagacttTATGCAGAACTATAAACTAGCTAAAGAAGCGAAGGCTGTACAAAAGCAGGAGGGCTGTGATCTTCAACTAACATAAAAGAGCTGGGTTGAGTGGGAATCCTTCTAGTGATTCACAAAGATGTGATTTTAAACTACATATGTTCCATAGAGTTCTTGCACATTTCCACAGATGAGAGAAATTCTCATCTGGAGGCCCTACCCCTTTAAAGCAGATGGTTCCACATCTGCAGTCAGCAGAATCTGGCCTGGGACTAGCAGTGTATACAGTATACTGCAAGGATGAGAATACATCATACCATGAAGGAAAGTGAAGCAATCCAGGACCTCTCAGGTTTCACAGCCTCTAATCAAGCAGAACTACACATTCAGGCACAAAAATAGCCAGTAGACAAGTACAGGCAGTGTTGCTTGAGCTCTGACATGGAGTGTGAGCCAAGTGGCTTTTTCCCTTGCTCACATGCCTTCCACACTATTTTTCCTTATGCTGGAAAATCTGAAGACTCAAGAAAACTTTAATTCAACTATATTTGGTTcaaattttctacttttttcaaGGCTGCAactaaaatagtatttttttttcaagcttaAAGCTTGATGTCTAAGCCTCTGTTTCTCCCCTAAAtttagtatattttttttccccatgtgaTTATTTCTATGCTTCTGTGTTC encodes:
- the LGR4 gene encoding leucine-rich repeat-containing G-protein coupled receptor 4, yielding MRCFALLGLVAWGLGSWAGHSGGASPPPCPVPCSCDGDRGVDCSGRGLAAVPPGLSAFTHALDISMNNITRLPEDAFKNFPYLEELRLAGNDLTFIHPKALSGLKELKVLTLQNNQLKTVPNEAIRGLSGLQSLRLDANHITAIPEDSFEGLVQLRHLWLDDNSLTEVPIYPLSNLPSLQALTLALNKITHIPDHAFTNLSSLVVLHLHNNKIKTIGKHCFDGLDNLETLDLNYNNMVEFPEAIKALPSLKELGFHSNYISIIPDGAFAGNPLLRTIHLYDNPLSFVGNSAFQNLSDLHSLVIRGASMVQWFPNLTGTINLESLTLTGTKISSIPVNLCQEQKVLRTLDLSYNNIKDLPSFKGCHTLEEISLQHNQIHEIAEDTFQGLSSLRVLDLSRNRIHQIHKGAFITVGALLNLDLSFNELSSVPVEGLSGLNQLKLTGNSELKEALAAKNFAKLRSLSVPYAYQCCAFWGCDSYLSSNAEDSSHQDQGALMDHEKANADIPRNGKNEELGQTIIHCTPATGAFKPCEYLLGSWMIRLTVWFIFLVALFFNLLVMLTIFASCTTLPSSKLFISLISVSNLFMGVYTGILTFLDAVSWGRFAEFGIWWETGSGCRIAGFLAVFSSESAIFFLMLAAVERSFSAKEFIKKGKSNRQKQFQIAAFFAFLCALVAGCLPLFYKAEYSASPLCLPFPTGETPLLGFTVTLVLLNSLAFLLMAIIYTKLYCNLEKEDLSENSQSSTIKHVAWLIFTNCIFFCPVAFFSFAPLITAISISPEIMKSVTLIFFPLPACLNPVLYVFFNPKFKEDWKLLRRQLTRKNGAVAIAVSAQGGCVTQDFYYDCGIYTHLQGSVALCECCESLLLSKPMPCKHLIKSHSCPALAVVPCQRPDGYWSDCGTQSAHSDYADEDDSFVSDSSDQVQACGRACFYQSRGFPLVRYAYNIPRIKD